CGAGCCAGACGAAACCGTCACGGCTCTTGCGCATCCGCTCCACGGTGTCCACCAGATCGCCCTCGACCGGGATCCGCGTTCCCTCCCGGTACGTCACGCAGTTGACGACCGAGGTGCCCAGCGGGGAGCGGGCGTGGTGGCTCAGGTCGACACGCGGGCGCCGCCGGGCCAGCCGGGCCACCTTGCGCAGGCCGCCGACCCTGCCGAGGCCCGTGACCTTGCGCAGATTCCCTGCCATGGACATCTGCATCTCCTTGCGTGGATCTCCCCGTTCGACGCGTTGCTGCGTCCTGGCGAGCCAGTGTGCCAGTCCCACGTAAGCGCCGGGTGAGCCTGTGGACAGGGACCATTCCGTTTGGTTCCCGCCTGTGGACAACCGCCCGCGCCGGCCTCTGTGCCGGACCGGCGTCGACCATCTCGTCGTAGCGACCGCGTCGTCCGTTCCGGACAAGCCCGGCAACTGGGATCATCGCCGCATGACACGAACCGACGGGTATCTCCTCGACAACCGGCAGGCGGAGGCGGCGGAGCGCTTCGACGCCTTCGCGACCCTCTTCGATCCCACGACCTTCCGGCACCTCGAAGGATTCGGCATCGGGCCGGGCTGGCGGTGCTGGGAGGTCGGCGCCGGCGGCACCTCAGTGGTGTCCTGGCTGGCGAAGAAGGTCGGCCCGACGGGAAAGGTCGTCGCGACGGACATCGACACCACCAGGCTCACCCCTGCGGCCCGCCCACCGGTGGACGTGCGCGTCCACGACGTGAGCGCCGAGGAACCGCCGGGGGAGGGCTTCGACCTGGTGCACGCCCGGCTTGTCCTGGTTCATGTGCCGGACCGCGAACGGGCGTTGCGCTCGATGATCAAGGCGCTGCGCCCCGGCGGACGGCTCCTGTTGGAGGACGCCGACCCCGCCCTTCAGCCGCTGACCTGCCCCGACGAACACGGCCCCGAGCAGCAGTTGGCGAACCGGCTGCGGCAGGGCTTCCGCTCGCTGCTCGCCGACCGCGGCGCGGACCTCTCCTACGGCCGCACCCTCCCGCGCCTGCTCCGCGAGGCCGGACTGCGCCAGGTCACCGCCGACGCGTACTTCCCGCTCGCCTCACCGGCCTGCGCCGCCCTGGAGTCCGCCACGATCCGCCAGATCCGCGACCAGCTCGTCACGGCGGGCCTCGCCACGGACGCGGACATCGACCAGCACCTCGCGAACGTGGCCACCGGCACGATGGATCTGGCCACTGCCCCGTTGATCTCGGCGTGGGGGCGCAAGGCGTAACGGGGAGGAGGCCTGCGGGCGGGCAGGCCCTGCGGGTTCCGGGTGCCGTTACGGAACCATCGGCCGGCGCCGGTCCCGCCTCCGCAGGGGCGCGCGCCGGCCGCCATGGGAGCACCCGCCGTCGCCGGTCCGGCAGCGGTGGCCGGCCGACCGGCGTCAGTCCGACCCCGGCGGTCTCCCGCCCACCCGCTCCACCGCCAGTGCCCCCGCCCGGCACCCCTGCTCCGCCGCGTCCTTAGGCCCGGAGCCCGTGAGCAGCGCCGCGAGGAACGTGCCGGTGAAGGCGTCGCCCGCCCCCGTGGTGTCCCGCGGCGTCGCGGCTACGGCGGGCACATGGGCGTACACCGAACCGGACCGGGCGATCAGCGCGCCCTCGGCTCCCTGCTTGGTGACCACCAGCGGGACATGACGGCTCAGCTTGGCCGCCGCGTCCGCCGTGTCGGGCAACCCGGTGAGCAGGCACGCCTCGTCCCGACTCGGCAACAGGACGTCCACCCCCTCGATCAGGGAGAGGAAGCGGCCCACGCCCAGCTCCCTGAGGAAGCCCGCCGACGCCGGATCCAGGCTCACCGGCACCCCACGCGCGCGTGCCGACTCCAGGGCCACCGACACCAGGGCGCGGCTCGACTCCGCGAACAGGAGATAGCCCGACAGGTGCAGCCGCCCGACACCGTCGAGCAGGTCGTCCGACCAGTCGGCCGGCTCCAGCCGCAGCGACGCCCCGCTGTCGGTGAGGAGCGTCCGCTCGGCGCCCGCACCCGCGTCCACCAGGCAGATGACCGTGCCGGTCGGCGCCTCGGGGTCGACGACGAGCCGCGGCCGTACCCCGCACGCGGTCAGCTCCCGCTCGTGCCACGCGACCGCATCCGCGCCCACCCGCCCGAGCAGCCGTACCTCCGCACCGCCCCCGTACGCGGCCCAGCAGGCCACGTTGGCGCCCGCCCCGCCCGGCACCGTACGGATCGCGGCGACCGTGTCCGTGCCGACGGCGAGCGGCCCCCGGTGCCGGGCGACGACATCGGTGATGACGTCACCGACGACCAGCAGGGCGCCGCCCCGGTCAGTCGCGGCCGCACCGGGCCCACCCGTGGTCACGCCCCGGCCCAGGCCGTCGCGATCCGACCCGCCAGCCGCACATTGCCACGCACCGCCGCCAG
Above is a window of Streptomyces griseorubiginosus DNA encoding:
- a CDS encoding sugar kinase; translated protein: MTTGGPGAAATDRGGALLVVGDVITDVVARHRGPLAVGTDTVAAIRTVPGGAGANVACWAAYGGGAEVRLLGRVGADAVAWHERELTACGVRPRLVVDPEAPTGTVICLVDAGAGAERTLLTDSGASLRLEPADWSDDLLDGVGRLHLSGYLLFAESSRALVSVALESARARGVPVSLDPASAGFLRELGVGRFLSLIEGVDVLLPSRDEACLLTGLPDTADAAAKLSRHVPLVVTKQGAEGALIARSGSVYAHVPAVAATPRDTTGAGDAFTGTFLAALLTGSGPKDAAEQGCRAGALAVERVGGRPPGSD
- a CDS encoding methyltransferase domain-containing protein → MTRTDGYLLDNRQAEAAERFDAFATLFDPTTFRHLEGFGIGPGWRCWEVGAGGTSVVSWLAKKVGPTGKVVATDIDTTRLTPAARPPVDVRVHDVSAEEPPGEGFDLVHARLVLVHVPDRERALRSMIKALRPGGRLLLEDADPALQPLTCPDEHGPEQQLANRLRQGFRSLLADRGADLSYGRTLPRLLREAGLRQVTADAYFPLASPACAALESATIRQIRDQLVTAGLATDADIDQHLANVATGTMDLATAPLISAWGRKA